One window from the genome of Acipenser ruthenus unplaced genomic scaffold, fAciRut3.2 maternal haplotype, whole genome shotgun sequence encodes:
- the LOC117398560 gene encoding centromere protein F isoform X2, which produces MSWALDDWKAGLPGRALQRVQELESQLEKLLKERQQRQFQLEAVEGALLQQKHKCEEARAESLSLQRELKSLSQSCVSVEELKERLSHELQARGAQVCSLEGQLGASRKQIESLQQELKRVLAELEKLQNSQHSGESQAFFTPTWNHSGFNTLTRDQGDSRWVSREPSGRNDFRALHVKQLQFSSTDLSPKHGTGSSGVSSSSSPFPWQQDSTPVRRGARRSETPVRRGSSTPVASSPSPFSSSPSSSVFPWEQEKAASTTDRVKERGQQGGDVTHSGDPVHCGVEEELRKENAALRSSVSELQSWVRSQEEELQSHSLTVRQSQSQLESLRAELAARELTLTKNQDQLTRQNTLTQQTQDKCQSLEQKLKQLSEELSCQRQNAESARRAAEQRRKEQEKEHHKEMSEQQLLYQSLEKQHRQESSKLHQELQQSGAQSQTLQTQRDKVTLQKQRCEKELEAVRLKLQWTERELQGSHQREEELKSKLTEAEKQLEKLNRELALNQRLLGKLQAEHVSVAAGVPLRGTPPGESYSPPITKAFLEQRSPQRGRKGGPPGAGSSTAGVGGGREPGEGREFEEEEEGPKDCQEQQIPTGILKDSRNEEIEGAFVGKGNEESRGEFQDKESDGRGRRLLLSSPGINRKSFPSSREGSDWDEQEYEGSSSGKKRKRNEKGRRNKEEGEGDDEMKKLEQENEVLKDELREARREVERRLEDLESQRKTERDLRVKLKQASKKHSSETERLRQREQELGEKDRQLEAGRQEAARLREAVERLESEAELRQGLGREEEERSGKRAPGDSLLLEKISELEARLRCFEEGEIGCADESVGVEKNNSDSGDGDKNSNNNNNNSNNNNSASSGVSSCNLDDLSFSSEVFEPAQRVSGTAGERDGNPAALLREPPRSRETSQVEEGGDQELGAPREMAEEREASGFGNHRGEILPTGSENFSPPDPEEKTTERGGVGESGREAAGKRGEPYGQPAVIHLVLEVEKLRRRNEALDREREEAQGRASEAQGKLETLQSRINSQTRQLTLAFETQSQNIEDLLGSLEEKDSVLRSLEQELQGAKESLISVQGENERLKSELGAVTLPKREGEPVSKGGEQDREEDSAIKSLGQELQGAKESLISVQGENDELRSQLGAVTPPKREGELAVDEKTVSQDREEDSATRSLCRELQVAKESLISVQRENERLKSELAAVTLPKREGEPASKGGEQDGEEDGAIKSLGQELQGAKESLTQVQRENKRLKCELAAVKDERGEQVKTELVSSEVIQLNAECCQLREERDGLSSRLKETEDSVSRLQSDCSRLRRELGGQKVRGERTPREGEGGESLHGTAAQDSDLTARQSLRGRETQTPKGDDITERPKVDITGVKVGDIAREKFDFIKTQEKDDITGAKGDDVTSLQSVPGATTREDDITGRQAKGDDVAVPQRVLEREARLSESEVGQLQKQLKELEALVSSLSAEKERLGEELLLWGREDPGQGGTISVTAWGETAVHPGKDTVVVVREDRILLPCRADRVVRPRADSSTQEQTTATPKTQTTEQLQDSLISQQPGVRCPDRGNQTLDWGAGSGPISTQVRTMAGEATAMEWGATEDQAKSIDDGAKEQTKAMEDRATNDQAKAIKYGREDQAKAINDGAKEQTKAIKCGAREQTKAIKYEATQDHTEALEDEAKDNQTEAIKNTGPSKGTDCKPVDKRDSQARAMETSTAERRAKTVESGTTDLQTKTEESGTTDLQTKTEESGTTDLQTKTAESGTTDLQTKTEESGTTDLQTKTVESGTTDLQTKTEESGTTDLQTKTVENGTTDLQTKTEESGTTDLQTKTEESGTTDLQTKTVAHRTTDLQTKSAEYSTTAQQVKAVEDGATDLQTKETEFSTTDQQTEAKGGIAGTQTEGSRREEKPPEPHNTAAPYRREVQTAGTQTEREEEEGITAALGSIFPLRVEVRTAGTQTEVQESGLGSNNSATLSKEVRTAETQTDGRLGEAERPGESGRTEGHQLVAQAFPWEANPAEIAERIMRNRSRMSVAFDDTEYEPYGLPEVVMRGFADIPSGPSCPYVLRRGLLGTALQTGKPRAASEGSPGDPTD; this is translated from the exons ATGAGCTGGGCTCTGGATGACTGGAAGGCTGGGCTGCCCGGCCGGGCCCTGCAGAGGGTTCAGGAGCTGGAGTCTCAGCTGGAGAAGCTGCTGAAGGAGAGGCAGCAGAGGCAGTTCCAGCTGGAGGCTGTAGAGGGCGCCCTGCTCCAGCAGAAACACAAG TGTGAGGAGGCTCGTGCagagtctctctccctgcagaGGGAGCTGAAGTCTCTCTCCCAGTCCTGCGTCTCTGTGGAGGAGTTGAAGGAGCGCCTGTCCCATGAGCTCCAGGCCAGGGGGGCACAGGTCTGCTCCCTGGAGGGGCAGCTGGGGGCCTCCAGAAAACAGATCGAGTCCCTGCAGCAAGAACTCAAACG TGTCTTGGCGGAACTGGAGAAGCTGCAGAATTCCCAGCATTCCGGAGAATCCCAGGCGTTCTTCACTCCGACGTGGAATCACTCGGGATTCAACACTCTCACCCGGGACCAAGGGG acTCCAGATGGGTTAGCAGGGAGCCCTCGGGAAGAAACGACTTCAGAGCTCTGCACGTCAAA CAGCTACAGTTCAGCAGCACTGACCTCAGTCCGAAGCACGGGACAGGGAGCAGCGGAGTGAGCAGTTCCTCTTCCCCGTTCCCCTGGCAACAGGACTCCACCCCCGTCCGCCGCGGCGCCCGCCGGTCGGAGACCCCGGTGAGGCGTGGAAGCTCCACCCCCGTTGCCTCCAGCCCCTCCcctttctcctcctccccctcctcctctgtgTTTCCGTGGGAACAGGAGAAGGCTGCTTCCACCACAGATCGTGTGAAGGAGAGAGGACAGCAGGGCGGCGATGTCACACACAGCGGGGACCCAGTGCATTGTGGGGTAGAGGAGGAGCTAAGGAAGGAAAATGCAG CGCTGCGCTCCTCTGTGTCGGAGCTGCAGTCTTGGGTCCGATCCCAGGAGGAGGAGCTCCAGTCCCACAGCCTGACTGTCCGGCAGAGCCAGTCCCAGCTGGAGAGCCTGAGAGCGGAGCTGGCAGCCCGAGAACTGACCCTGACCAAGAACCAGGACCAGCTGACCCGGCAGAACACACTGACCCAACAGACACAGGACAAG TGTCAGTCTCTGGAGCAGAAGCTGAAGCAGCTCTCCGAGGAGCTGAGCTGCCAGAGGCAGAATGCGGAGAGCGCGAGGAGAGCAGCGGAGCAGCGCAGGAAGGAGCAGGAGAAAGAGCACCACAAG GAGATGTCTGAGCAGCAGCTGCTGTACCAGAGCCTGGAGaagcagcacagacaggagagcagCAAACTGCACCAGGAACTGCAGCAGAGTGGAGCCCAGAGCCAGACCCTGCAGACACAAAGAGACAAG GTGACCCTGCAGAAGCAGCGCTGTGAGAAGGAGCTGGAGGCGGTGCGGTTGAAGCTGCAGTGGACTGAGAGAGAGCTGCAGGGGAGCCACCAGAGAGAGGAAGAACTGAAGAGCAAACTCacg gagGCGGAGAAGCAGCTGGAGAAACTGAACAGGGAGCTGGCCTTGAACCAGAGACTGCTGGGGAAGCTGCAGg CCGAGCACGTGTCCGTCGCTGCTGGGGTTCCCCTGAGGGGTACCCCACCTGGAGAGAGCTACAGCCCCCCGATAACCAAGGCTTTCCTGGAGCAGCGGAGCCCCCAGCGCGGGAGAAAGGGGGGTCCCCCAGGGGCGGGCAGCTCCACCGCAGGGGTGGGAGGGGGCAGAGAACCAGGGGAGGGGAGAGAAttcgaggaggaggaggagggaccaAAGGACTGCCAGGAACAGCAAATACCAACAGGGATTTTAAAGGATTCCCGAAACGAGGAGATAGAGGGAGCGTTCGTCGGGAAAGGGAACGAGGAATCCCGAGGGGAATTTCAAGACAAAGAATCGGACGGTCGCGGCCGGCGGCTTCTTCTTTCATCTCCCGGGATAAACCGAAAAAGTTTCCCGTCCTCACGGGAGGGATCGGACTGGGATGAGCAGGAATACGAGGGAAGCTCCTCCGGGAAAAAACGGAAAAGGAATGAGAAAGGGCGACGGAAtaaagaggagggggagggagatgaTGAAATGAAAAAGCTGGAACAGGAGAACGAGGTTTTGAAGGACGAGTTGCGGGAAGCGAGGAGGGAGGTGGAGCGCAGGCTGGAGGACCTGGAGAGCCAGCGCAAGACGGAGCGGGACCTGAGAGTGAAACTCAAACAGGCCTCCAAGAAGCACTCCTCCGAGACGGAGAGGCTGCGCCAGAGAGAGCAGGAGCTGGGGGAGAAGGACAGGCAGctggaggcagggaggcaggagGCAGCCAGGCTGAGAGAGGCTGTGGAGAGGCTGGAATCGGAGGCAGAGCTGAGGCAGGGGCTGggcagagaggaggaggagaggtcTGGAAAGAGGGCACCAGGTGACTCCTTGCTTTTGGAGAAGATTAGTGAACTGGAGGCACGTTTGCGTTGCTTTGAAGAAGGAGAAATTGGCTGTGCAGATGAAAGCGTAGGCGTGGAGAAAAACAACAGCGATTCTGGTGATGGtgataaaaatagtaataataataataataatagtaacaataataaCAGTGCCAGTAGCGGGGTAAGCAGCTGTAACCTTGACGACCTATCGTTTTCCTCCGAGGTTTTCGAACCCGCGCAACGCGTCTCGGGAACCGCGGGGGAACGCGATGGCAATCCCGCGGCGCTCCTACGGGAGCCCCCGAGGTCCAGAGAGACGTCGcaggtggaggaggggggggacCAGGAACTGGGGGCCCCGAGAGAGATGGCGGAGGAGCGGGAGGCATCTGGGTTCGGAAACCACCGGGGAGAAATCCTCCCAACGGGATCCGAAAACTTCTCTCCTCCCGACCCGGAGGAAAAAACCACCGAGCGAGGAGGAGTCGGGGAATCGGGACGGGAAGCAGCGGGGAAGAGGGGAGAGCCTTACGGGCAGCCTGCCGTCATCCACCTGGTGCTGGAGGTTGAGAAGCTTCGTCGGAGGAACGAGGCACTGgacagggagagagaagaggcGCAGGGCAGGGCCAGCGAGGCGCAGGGCAAGCTAGAGACCCTGCAATCCCGAATCAACAGCCAGACCAGGCAGCTGACGCTGGCCTTCGAGACACAGAGCCAGAACATCGAGGACCTGCTGGGGAGCCTGGAGGAGAAGGACAGCGTCCTCCGCAGTCTGGAGCAGGAACTGCAGGGGGCGAAGGAGAGCCTGATTTCAGTGCAGGGTGAGAACGAGAGACTAAAATCTGAGCTAGGTGCAGTTACACTTCCTAAAAGAGAGGGGGAGCCAGTCAGTAAAGGAGGTGAACAAGATAGAGAGGAAGACAGCGCCATCAAGAGTTTGGGTCAGGAACTGCAGGGGGCGAAGGAGAGCTTGATTTCAGTGCAGGGTGAGAATGACGAGCTGAGGTCCCAGCtaggtgcagttacacctcctaAAAGAGAGGGGGAGCTAGCTGTCGACGAGAAAACAGTCTCTCAAGACCGGGAGGAGGATAGCGCCACCCGGAGTCTGTGTCGGGAACTACAAGTGGCGAAGGAGAGCTTGATTTCGGTgcagagagagaacgagaggctAAAATCTGAGCTAGCTGCAGTTACACTTCCTAAAAGAGAGGGGGAGCCAGCCAGTAAAGGAGGTGAACAAGATGGAGAGGAAGACGGCGCCATCAAGAGCTTGGGTCAGGAACTGCAGGGGGCGAAGGAGAGCTTGACCCAAGTGCAGAGAGAGAACAAGAGGCTGAAATGTGAGCTAGCTGCAGTTAAAGATGAGAGAGGAGAACAAGTTAAGACTGAGCTTGTGAGCTCAGAAGTGATCCAGCTGAACGCAGAGTGCTGCcagctgagagaggagagggacggTCTGAGCTCCCGGTTGAAAGAAACCGAAGATTCGGTCTCCAGACTCCAGTCCGACTGCTCGAGATTGAGGCGCGAGCTGGGTGGACAGAAAGTGAGGGGAGAAAGGACtccgagagagggagagggaggagagagcctGCACGGAACGGCGGCGCAGGACAGTGACCTCACAGCGCGACAGAGCCTTCGGGGGAGAGAGACCCAGACGCCAAAGGGTGATGACATCACAGAGAGGCCGAAGGTTGACATCACAGGGGTGAAGGTGGGTGACATCGCAAGGGAGAAGTTTGACTTCATAAAGACGCAGGAGAAGGACGATATCACAGGGGCAAAGGGTGATGACGTCACGTCGCTTCAGAGCGTTCCGGGGGCCACGACGAGGGAAGATGACATCACAGGGAGGCAGGCGAAGGGTGATGACGTCGCAGTGCCACAGCGCGTGCTGGAGAGAGAGGCCAGACTCTCTGAATCCGAGGTGGGGCAGCTACAGAAGCAG TTGAAGGAGCTGGAGGCACTGGTTTCCAGTCTGAGCGCTGAGAAGGAGAGActgggggaggagctgctgctctGGGGAAGGGAGGATCCTGGGCAGGGAGGTACCATCTCTGTCACAGCCTGGGGGGAGACTGCAGTGCACCCCGGGAAAGACACAGTGGTGGTGGTCAGGGAAGACAGGATCCTGCTCCCCTGCAGAGCGGACAGAGTGGTACGGCCCAGGGCAGATTCCAGCACCCAGGAACAGACTACAG CAACTCCAAAGACACAGACGACAGAACAATTGCAAGACTCGCTGATCTCCCAGCAACCAGGGGTCCGCTGTCCTGACCGGGGGAACCAGACCCTGGACTGGGGAGCAGGGAGCGGTCCAATCAGCACACAGGTCAGAACCATGGCTGGAGAGGCTACAGCAATGGAATGGGGAGCTACAGAGGACCAGGCTAAATCAATTGATGATGGAGCTAAAGAACAGACCAAAGCAATGGAAGATAGAGCTACAAATGACCAAGCTAAAGCAATCAAATATGGAAGAGAGGACCAAGCTAAAGCAATCAATGATGGAGCTAAAGAACAGACCAAAGCAATCAAATGTGGAGCTAGAGAACAGACCAAAGCAATCAAATATGAAGCTACACAGGATCACACTGAAGCCCTGGAAGATGAAGCTAAAGACAACCAGACTGAAGCAATCAAAAACACTGGACCGAGCAAAGGGACTGACTGCAAACCCGTCGACAAGCGGGACAGCCAGGCCAGAGCAATGGAAACCAGCACAGCAGAGCGCCGGGCTAAAACAGTGGAAAGTGGAACCACTGATCTTCAGACTAAAACAGAGGAAAGTGGAACCACTGATCTTCAGACTAAAACAGAGGAAAGTGGAACCACTGATCTTCAGACTAAAACAGCGGAAAGTGGAACCACTGATCTTCAGACTAAAACAGAGGAAAGTGGAACCACTGATCTTCAGACTAAAACAGTGGAAAGTGGAACCACTGATCTTCAGACTAAAACAGAGGAAAGTGGAACCACTGATCTTCAGACTAAAACAGTGGAAAATGGAACCACTGATCTTCAGACTAAAACAGAGGAAAGTGGAACCACTGATCTTCAGACTAAAACAGAGGAAAGTGGAACCACTGATCTTCAGACTAAAACAGTGGCACACAGAACTACTGATCTGCAGACCAAATCAGCAGAATACAGCACTACAGCCCAGCAGGTAAAAGCTGTGGAAGACGGAGCTACCGATTTACAGACTAAAGAAACGGAATTCAGCACTACCGACCAGCAGACCGAAGCAAAGGGAGGGATTGCAGGCACTCAAACAGAAGGCAGCAGAAGGGAGGAGAAACCACCGGAGCCACACAATACTGCCGCCCCCTACAGGAGGGAGGTACAAACAGCAGGCACTCAAACagaaagagaggaggaggaggggataaCTGCAGCACTGGGCAGTATCTTCCCCTTGAGGGTGGAGGTCCGTACTGCGGGCACCCAAACAGAGGTTCAAGAATCAGGGCTGGGTAGCAACAACAGTGCCACCTTGAGCAAGGAGGTCAGAACTGCAGAGACGCAGACAGACGGGCGCTTGGGAGAGGCGGAGAGGCCAGGGGAGAGCGGGAGGACGGAGGGGCATCAGCTGGTAGCCCAGGCGTTCCCGTGGGAAGCGAACCCGGCCGAGATCGCGGAGCGGATCATGAGGAACCGGAGCCGGATGTCAGTGGCGTTCGATGACACAGAATACGAGCCGTACGGACTGCCGGAGGTGGTGatgaggg GTTTTGCGGATATTCCGAGCGGCCCCTCCTGCCCCTATGTGCTGAGGAGGGGGCTGCTGGGAACAGCCTTGCAGACAGGAAAACCCAGAGCAGCATCGGAGGGGAGCCCCGGGGACCCCACTGACTGA